Proteins encoded together in one Pseudomonadota bacterium window:
- the creD gene encoding cell envelope integrity protein CreD, producing MMAFGRDNDGERKERSPGFKLAITVLIGGLLIIPLVMVYALVYDRQNQSETARKAIAEGWGDAQIVAGPVLVIPFDKDNIETYEEDGVKKSRTVTVTRSLYLSPLENSTSVDIAEEVRQKSIYQSVVYDAGVKGQARFAIPEDLARYGVDPEKLKLNQAEIRFAVADPRGLNSGNTLMVNGEVAELRPGNGLAVSNGAGFFAFLDWSDGEPLTLDYSYGMRGNGRLTLVPRGGETNFTVTSSWPHPNFAGDFLPDERSIDDTGFTAKYSIGNLALGQALVQLEDNAPAVDYEYEVFGGRSAESLENSPVISLIEPVNIYSQVDRSVKYGFLFIGFTFLTFLLFDIIAGARVAAAEYLLTGFGLVLFFVLLLAFAEVIGFSFAYFGAAAAMIGLISAYSAAVLGGVRRAGFVGAILTGLYALLYVLLNMEAYALLVGSLLLFVALAAVMYVTRNVDWSGLGHKGGTTPDQAVAETA from the coding sequence ATGATGGCCTTTGGCAGAGATAATGATGGTGAGCGCAAAGAGCGCAGTCCGGGTTTCAAACTGGCAATAACCGTGCTGATCGGCGGACTGCTGATCATACCTTTGGTGATGGTCTATGCGCTGGTTTATGACCGGCAGAACCAGTCCGAAACCGCGCGTAAGGCTATCGCCGAAGGCTGGGGTGACGCCCAGATTGTTGCCGGACCGGTGCTGGTAATTCCCTTCGACAAGGACAATATCGAGACCTATGAGGAGGACGGCGTCAAGAAATCGCGCACCGTCACCGTTACCCGCTCGCTCTATCTGTCGCCGCTGGAGAACAGCACCAGTGTCGATATCGCCGAGGAAGTGCGGCAGAAATCCATCTACCAGTCGGTTGTCTATGATGCCGGGGTCAAGGGGCAGGCGCGCTTTGCCATCCCCGAGGATCTGGCGCGCTATGGCGTCGATCCGGAAAAGCTGAAGCTCAACCAGGCGGAAATCCGTTTTGCCGTGGCCGATCCGCGCGGGCTGAATTCCGGCAACACCCTCATGGTCAATGGCGAGGTTGCCGAGCTGCGTCCGGGCAATGGTCTGGCGGTGAGCAATGGCGCCGGGTTTTTTGCCTTTCTCGACTGGTCCGATGGTGAGCCACTGACACTGGATTATAGCTATGGCATGCGCGGCAACGGTCGGTTGACCCTGGTGCCGCGTGGCGGAGAGACGAACTTCACCGTCACCTCCAGCTGGCCGCACCCCAATTTTGCAGGGGATTTCCTCCCCGATGAGCGCAGCATCGATGACACTGGCTTCACTGCGAAATACAGCATCGGCAATCTGGCGCTGGGCCAGGCGCTGGTGCAGCTTGAGGACAATGCGCCTGCGGTGGATTATGAATATGAAGTCTTTGGCGGACGCTCTGCAGAGAGCCTGGAGAACAGCCCGGTTATCTCGCTGATCGAGCCGGTCAATATCTACAGCCAGGTCGACCGTTCGGTGAAATATGGCTTTCTGTTCATCGGCTTCACCTTTCTGACCTTCCTGCTGTTCGATATTATCGCCGGTGCACGGGTTGCGGCGGCGGAATATCTGCTGACCGGTTTCGGACTGGTGCTGTTCTTTGTGCTGCTGCTGGCCTTTGCCGAGGTGATCGGTTTCAGCTTCGCCTATTTCGGCGCGGCTGCGGCGATGATCGGCCTGATCAGCGCCTATAGCGCAGCGGTGCTGGGCGGGGTCAGACGTGCCGGTTTTGTCGGCGCGATACTGACTGGTCTCTATGCATTGCTCTACGTGCTGCTCAACATGGAAGCCTATGCCTTGCTGGTCGGCTCGCTGCTGCTCTTCGTAGCCCTTGCTGCGGTGATGTATGTCACCCGCAATGTCGACTGGTCGGGGCTTGGCCATAAGGGCGGGACAACGCCGGATCAGGCTGTAGCGGAAACAGCCTGA
- a CDS encoding LuxR C-terminal-related transcriptional regulator, translated as MKAENDTTRLTEREKDCLRRWLEHKTAKEIALELGVSHHAVEKRLKMARMKLGVSSSLEAARLLAQAEGCERKVAQSTDLPNVVPAKHGWTPHSIAIGVVAMFLCTALALVLYQQAAPDGDLAASASQTEAHRLIDEATVTRIAEVTQRTFEYLDTDGSGFLEQPESPSIQFAVFTSSALLDAEEQIERALEKTTSQDTVQLAEFYSEADRDGDGKVSYAEYHDWSAPRLAQLGIDPVNDLKPDG; from the coding sequence ATGAAGGCGGAAAACGATACAACCAGACTGACCGAGCGGGAAAAAGACTGTCTACGCCGCTGGCTTGAACATAAGACCGCCAAGGAAATCGCTTTGGAGCTGGGAGTTTCGCATCACGCGGTGGAGAAGCGGCTCAAAATGGCGCGCATGAAGCTGGGGGTCAGTTCCTCGCTCGAGGCGGCACGGCTGCTCGCACAGGCCGAAGGGTGCGAGCGCAAAGTAGCCCAATCGACGGACCTTCCGAATGTTGTGCCGGCAAAGCATGGATGGACTCCTCATTCTATCGCTATTGGAGTAGTTGCCATGTTTCTTTGTACCGCACTTGCCCTCGTTCTTTATCAGCAAGCCGCCCCGGACGGTGACCTGGCTGCATCCGCTTCACAAACAGAAGCGCACCGCCTGATCGATGAAGCGACGGTCACCAGGATCGCTGAGGTTACGCAAAGAACGTTCGAGTATTTGGACACGGACGGTTCGGGCTTTCTCGAACAACCGGAATCGCCCTCCATACAATTTGCTGTCTTTACTTCGAGCGCCTTACTGGATGCCGAAGAGCAGATTGAACGCGCCCTTGAAAAGACGACATCCCAGGACACTGTCCAGCTTGCCGAATTCTACAGCGAAGCCGATCGAGACGGTGACGGTAAGGTTTCCTATGCCGAATATCATGATTGGTCGGCCCCGCGGCTGGCGCAATTGGGTATTGATCCCGTCAATGACTTAAAGCCCGACGGTTGA
- a CDS encoding PH domain-containing protein, which translates to MATILPGDGSHSNQDKRQHKPRRMKGRHLPVIEFRSSTMAWLFKSGQGWQILAATAVGFGIAAYFEYAAYAAIAVAVLAIPYLTYKFLRNRTSIYWLDGDRLFMRRGIIMRAEEEVELYRIKDVKVTFSIIQQMFDNGDLVMSSSDKSSLSTDGRNAIIVRNVPDARSIRGEIRDRVEMVRQQRGVRELDIG; encoded by the coding sequence ATGGCCACTATTCTGCCCGGTGACGGGTCCCACAGCAATCAGGACAAACGCCAGCACAAGCCACGGCGGATGAAGGGCAGGCACTTGCCGGTCATCGAGTTCCGTTCCTCGACCATGGCCTGGCTATTCAAATCGGGGCAGGGCTGGCAGATACTTGCCGCCACTGCGGTCGGTTTCGGCATTGCTGCCTATTTCGAATATGCCGCCTATGCCGCGATTGCTGTTGCCGTGCTGGCGATTCCCTATCTCACCTATAAATTTCTGCGCAACCGTACCTCGATCTACTGGCTCGATGGCGACCGGCTGTTTATGCGCCGCGGCATTATCATGCGCGCCGAAGAGGAAGTCGAACTCTATCGTATCAAGGATGTGAAGGTGACCTTTTCGATCATCCAGCAGATGTTTGACAATGGCGATCTGGTGATGTCGTCAAGCGACAAGAGCAGCCTTTCGACCGATGGCCGCAATGCGATCATCGTGCGCAATGTGCCCGATGCGCGCTCAATCCGTGGCGAGATCCGCGACCGTGTCGAGATGGTGCGGCAGCAGCGCGGCGTGCGTGAACTGGATATTGGCTAG
- a CDS encoding M20/M25/M40 family metallo-hydrolase yields MGAKWITGFCALCAAAMLPATVQAELTAAEQAIDTTVEAQYGYHVALLEKLTNQNSGTRNIEGNRAVMAMLRPEFERLGFRVEIVDQSEVGRAGHFFAIREGNGQGRKMLLIAHTDTVFEADSNFQTFVRNGDTATGPGIGDDKGGIIIILAALRAMQVAGTLEGADIVVAITGDEEDAGDPISISRADLVRWGQWADVALDFEGLSVQDGRDMGVVARRSSNSWELRTTGRSGHSSGIFSENAGDGAIFELARIIARFREELPEPNLTFNVGLISGGARVELHETGLHTAASGKTNIIPAMALARGDFRTLSEEQSERVRNRMRAIVADHLPRTEASITFDEGSYPPMAPTEGNRALLAELNAINRDLGLAEQPELDPLKRGAGDVSFVAKYVDALAGMGTAGSGAHSERETVHLPSIKRQAKRAAILMSRLAQQTSD; encoded by the coding sequence ATGGGCGCAAAATGGATCACCGGCTTTTGCGCTCTATGTGCCGCGGCCATGCTTCCAGCCACCGTACAGGCCGAGCTGACCGCTGCCGAACAGGCAATCGATACCACTGTCGAAGCGCAATATGGCTATCATGTCGCATTACTGGAAAAGCTGACCAACCAGAATAGCGGCACCCGCAATATCGAGGGCAATCGCGCGGTAATGGCGATGTTACGCCCCGAATTTGAACGGCTGGGCTTTCGCGTCGAGATTGTCGACCAGTCCGAAGTCGGGCGCGCCGGGCATTTCTTCGCCATTCGTGAAGGCAATGGCCAGGGCCGCAAAATGCTGCTCATCGCGCATACCGACACGGTGTTCGAGGCGGATTCGAACTTCCAGACCTTTGTCCGCAATGGCGACACCGCAACCGGTCCCGGTATTGGTGACGACAAGGGCGGCATCATCATCATTCTGGCCGCGCTGCGCGCGATGCAGGTGGCAGGAACGCTGGAGGGTGCCGATATCGTTGTGGCGATCACCGGTGACGAAGAAGATGCCGGTGACCCGATCAGCATCTCTCGTGCCGATCTGGTCCGCTGGGGTCAATGGGCCGATGTCGCGCTCGATTTCGAAGGGCTGTCGGTTCAGGACGGCAGGGATATGGGGGTAGTGGCGCGGCGCTCTTCGAACAGCTGGGAATTGCGCACCACCGGCCGTAGTGGTCACAGCTCGGGCATCTTCTCGGAAAATGCCGGCGATGGCGCGATTTTCGAGCTGGCACGCATCATCGCCCGGTTTCGCGAGGAGCTGCCCGAACCCAATCTGACCTTCAATGTCGGTCTGATATCGGGTGGTGCGCGGGTGGAACTGCATGAGACCGGCCTGCATACGGCGGCATCGGGAAAGACCAATATCATCCCGGCCATGGCGCTGGCACGGGGGGATTTTCGAACGCTCTCCGAGGAGCAGAGCGAGCGGGTGCGTAACAGGATGCGCGCCATTGTCGCCGATCATCTGCCGAGGACCGAAGCCAGCATCACCTTTGATGAAGGCTCTTATCCGCCCATGGCGCCGACTGAGGGCAATCGCGCCCTGCTGGCTGAGCTCAATGCCATCAACCGTGATCTGGGGCTGGCCGAGCAGCCAGAGCTGGACCCGTTGAAGCGTGGCGCCGGCGACGTGTCTTTCGTGGCGAAATATGTCGATGCGCTGGCGGGCATGGGTACTGCAGGCTCCGGCGCGCATAGCGAGCGTGAAACCGTGCATCTGCCCAGCATCAAGCGTCAGGCCAAGCGCGCGGCAATATTGATGAGCCGACTGGCGCAGCAAACTTCCGATTGA
- a CDS encoding alpha-hydroxy acid oxidase: protein MHLKDCHNIADFRRMAKARLPYPVFHYIDGAADDEVTKARNSSAYDSCDLVPDVLAGVEDIDLSVRIMGRDIAMPLFLSPTALQRLFHWQGERAVAAAAQAFNTWFGISSLATVSIEEIGESISTPKMFQLYVHKDKGLNRMMIERCQAAKFDALALTVDTIVGGNRERCLRTGFSSPPRLTPASAISFAAHPRWTLNYLFREKFHLPNLDTHVAEGSNVAISVADYFNTMLDQSMNWSDAAQIREQWGGTFCLKGVMSAADARRAVEIGADAIMVSNHGGRQLDGSRAPFDQLREIVDAVGGEIEIICDGGIQRGTHILKALSSGATACSGGRLYLYALAAAGQAGVERTLGNLRAEIERGMKLMGKTAIGELGPDNLRWR from the coding sequence ATGCACCTGAAAGATTGCCACAATATTGCGGACTTCCGCCGCATGGCTAAGGCGCGACTGCCCTATCCGGTGTTCCACTATATCGACGGCGCCGCCGATGATGAGGTGACCAAAGCACGCAACAGCAGCGCCTATGACAGCTGCGATCTGGTGCCCGATGTGCTGGCCGGCGTTGAGGATATCGATCTTTCGGTGCGGATTATGGGGCGCGATATTGCAATGCCGCTGTTCCTCTCGCCCACTGCATTGCAGCGGTTGTTTCACTGGCAGGGAGAGCGTGCGGTGGCTGCAGCGGCGCAGGCCTTCAATACCTGGTTTGGCATTTCTTCGCTGGCGACGGTCAGCATCGAGGAGATTGGCGAGAGCATCTCCACACCCAAGATGTTCCAACTCTATGTTCACAAGGACAAGGGCCTCAACCGGATGATGATCGAGCGCTGTCAGGCGGCGAAATTCGATGCGCTGGCGCTGACCGTCGACACCATTGTCGGCGGCAATCGCGAGCGTTGCCTGCGCACCGGGTTCAGCTCTCCGCCGCGCCTGACCCCGGCATCGGCGATCAGCTTTGCGGCGCATCCGCGCTGGACGCTCAACTATCTGTTCCGCGAGAAATTCCACCTGCCCAATCTCGACACCCATGTCGCCGAGGGCAGCAATGTCGCGATCTCGGTCGCCGATTATTTCAACACCATGCTCGATCAGTCGATGAACTGGTCCGATGCCGCGCAAATCCGAGAGCAATGGGGCGGCACTTTCTGCCTGAAGGGGGTGATGTCCGCCGCGGATGCCCGCCGAGCCGTCGAAATCGGCGCCGATGCAATCATGGTCAGCAACCATGGCGGCCGCCAGCTCGACGGCAGCCGCGCGCCGTTCGACCAGCTACGCGAAATTGTCGATGCGGTGGGCGGCGAGATAGAGATTATCTGCGATGGCGGTATCCAACGCGGTACACATATATTGAAGGCGTTGAGCAGCGGGGCAACCGCCTGTTCGGGCGGGCGGCTTTATCTCTATGCTCTGGCCGCTGCCGGACAGGCTGGAGTCGAACGGACGCTGGGCAATCTGCGCGCCGAGATAGAGCGCGGCATGAAGCTGATGGGCAAGACCGCGATCGGCGAACTAGGCCCGGACAATCTGCGCTGGCGGTGA
- a CDS encoding neutral zinc metallopeptidase has translation MRLDDYRTSENIRDQRGRGGGFRVPVGRGRSVGGGKLGIGTIIIALIAIFVFGADPQTLLQGLDTGAQAPASQQQAGGNTPLESCAVDEQSRFVCQVLASTEDTWRDIFASNGARYQAPSLTFYDRSGQSGCGAAQSAMGPFYCPADNGIYLDNSFFDDLAQRFGASGDFAQAYVVAHEVGHHIQTITGRTANVRREQQRAGQARSNDLQVRMELQADCYAGVWAARNAARIEPGDVQEGMTAANAIGDDTLQRNAGRRPMPESFTHGTSEQRMRWLRRGLETGDPASCDTFSARSL, from the coding sequence ATGCGGCTTGATGATTATCGCACCAGCGAAAATATCCGCGACCAGCGCGGTCGCGGTGGTGGTTTTCGTGTGCCTGTTGGCCGGGGCCGGTCGGTTGGTGGCGGGAAACTGGGTATCGGAACCATCATCATCGCGCTGATCGCAATATTTGTCTTTGGCGCCGATCCGCAGACCCTGTTGCAGGGCCTCGATACCGGCGCACAGGCGCCGGCGAGCCAACAACAGGCCGGCGGCAATACTCCGCTGGAAAGTTGTGCCGTGGACGAGCAAAGCCGGTTTGTCTGCCAGGTACTGGCCAGCACCGAGGACACATGGCGCGACATTTTCGCCAGCAATGGCGCACGCTATCAGGCACCCTCGCTGACCTTTTACGACCGTTCCGGCCAATCCGGCTGCGGTGCAGCACAGTCAGCTATGGGACCATTTTACTGTCCGGCAGACAATGGCATCTATCTCGACAACAGCTTTTTCGATGATCTGGCGCAGCGCTTCGGCGCTTCGGGCGATTTTGCCCAGGCCTATGTCGTGGCGCATGAAGTCGGGCACCATATTCAGACGATCACCGGCCGCACCGCCAATGTGCGCCGCGAACAGCAACGGGCGGGCCAGGCGCGCAGCAACGACCTGCAAGTGCGGATGGAACTGCAGGCCGATTGCTATGCCGGTGTCTGGGCGGCCCGCAATGCGGCGCGGATCGAGCCCGGTGATGTACAGGAAGGCATGACCGCGGCCAATGCCATTGGCGATGACACATTGCAGCGCAATGCCGGTCGGCGACCGATGCCGGAAAGTTTCACCCACGGCACATCCGAACAGCGCATGCGCTGGCTGCGCCGCGGGCTGGAAACCGGGGATCCGGCCAGTTGCGACACATTTTCGGCGCGCAGCCTGTAA
- a CDS encoding patatin-like phospholipase family protein, with product MAKNLGYDSKAVDDMLLRKRREARQKPKGLDGEKVIPLPDTVALVLQGGGALGSYQAGVYEALAAQDIRIDWVAGISIGAINSAIIAGNPFDTAWERLRAFWEQITSGGPNWLFADNGYWRQLNHRFGAFAAATTGVPGFYRPHLLPPGFALSGSDNAVSIYDTAPLIDTLNAHVDWDRLNDGPMRLSVGAVDVESGNFIYFDTRDPVHPTRIDARHILASGALPPGFPPIEIDGRHYWDGGIVSNTPLAHVLENQTTDMLVFQVDLFPARGPLPQDFDDVLSRMKDIRYSSRTRAVTDQYLKLRREHETICSVLNKLPPEVCADEDVAKLRAMVSEKAVNIVHLICQVDEWESGARDFEFSRPTMERHWAQGLDAVLAVIEKRGLLAKNILDGRTAAFDLGN from the coding sequence ATGGCCAAGAATCTCGGCTATGACAGCAAAGCCGTCGATGACATGCTGTTGCGCAAGCGGCGTGAGGCGCGGCAAAAGCCCAAGGGGCTGGACGGCGAGAAGGTCATCCCGTTGCCCGATACGGTGGCGCTGGTGCTGCAAGGCGGCGGCGCGCTCGGTTCCTATCAGGCCGGAGTCTATGAGGCACTGGCGGCGCAGGATATCCGCATAGACTGGGTCGCCGGCATATCGATCGGAGCGATCAACAGCGCGATTATCGCCGGCAATCCTTTCGATACCGCATGGGAACGGCTGCGCGCATTCTGGGAACAGATCACCAGTGGTGGCCCGAACTGGTTGTTCGCCGACAATGGCTATTGGCGCCAGCTCAACCATCGCTTCGGCGCCTTTGCCGCCGCCACTACCGGGGTTCCAGGCTTTTACCGGCCACATTTGCTGCCGCCCGGCTTTGCCCTGTCGGGCAGCGACAATGCAGTGAGCATTTACGACACCGCGCCGCTGATCGATACGCTCAATGCCCATGTCGACTGGGACCGGCTCAATGACGGGCCGATGCGGCTGTCGGTCGGGGCGGTGGATGTCGAAAGTGGAAACTTCATCTATTTCGACACCCGCGATCCGGTGCATCCGACGCGCATCGACGCGCGCCACATATTGGCCTCGGGCGCGTTACCGCCGGGCTTTCCGCCGATCGAGATTGACGGGCGGCATTATTGGGATGGCGGCATTGTCAGCAACACGCCGCTGGCGCATGTGTTGGAGAACCAGACCACCGACATGCTGGTGTTCCAGGTCGACCTGTTCCCAGCGCGCGGGCCCTTGCCGCAGGATTTCGATGATGTGCTCAGCCGGATGAAGGATATTCGCTATTCCAGCCGCACCCGCGCCGTCACCGACCAATATCTCAAGCTGCGGCGCGAGCATGAAACCATTTGCTCGGTGCTCAACAAATTGCCGCCCGAAGTCTGCGCCGATGAGGATGTCGCCAAATTGCGCGCCATGGTCAGCGAGAAGGCGGTCAACATCGTCCATCTCATCTGCCAGGTGGATGAGTGGGAGAGCGGTGCGCGTGATTTCGAGTTTTCACGTCCGACCATGGAGCGGCACTGGGCTCAGGGCCTGGATGCAGTGCTCGCGGTGATTGAGAAACGCGGCCTGCTGGCAAAGAATATTCTCGATGGCCGCACCGCCGCTTTTGATCTCGGCAATTGA